A single region of the Vicia villosa cultivar HV-30 ecotype Madison, WI linkage group LG4, Vvil1.0, whole genome shotgun sequence genome encodes:
- the LOC131598636 gene encoding uncharacterized protein LOC131598636, translating into MASLFAQIGERWDAVLRSGQLWSECCTRFIKEENAKANTHMVTRFDRHNQNFMVKETIDHNEGLPRQEYRVPLEERWCNCGKFQAFRMPCSHVIAACVYSFIDALTLLSPIYKSETLLHVYNNGFVVVAKEDYWSAYEGEIICTTTKCEEIKRVVPKASVSHLKWTSLTS; encoded by the coding sequence ATGGCTTCACTATTTGCACAAATAGGTGAAAGGTGGGACGCGGTGTTACGATCAGGACAATTATGGAGTGAATGTTGCACAAGATTTATCAAGGAAGAAAATGCGAAGGCCAATACACATATGGTTACAAGGTTTGACCGTCATAATCAAAATTTCATGGTCAAAGAGACAATTGACCATAACGAGGGGCTACCAAGACAAGAGTATAGGGTTCCACTAGAAGAACGTTGGTGCAATTGCGGAAAGTTTCAAGCAtttcgcatgccttgctcccatgtcattgcAGCATGTGTGTATTCTTTCATAGATGCATTAACACTTCTGTCTCCCATTTACAAGTCCGAGACCTTGCTTCATGTATACAACAATGGCTTTGTAGTGGTAGCAAAAGAGGATTATTGGTCTGCGTACGAGGGGGAAATTATTTGCACAACGACCAAATGTGAAGAAATAAAAAGGGTCGTCCCAAAAGCAAGCGTATCACATCTGAAATGGACGAGCTTGACAAGCTAG
- the LOC131598637 gene encoding uncharacterized protein LOC131598637, with translation MKNRLRLKTSIDTVRWLTFQACAFRGHDESTTSLNQGNFLELIKLLACYNDEVAKVVLENAPSNSKYTSHLIQKEILHILSSRVKKYIREEIGDSKFCIIVDEARDESKKEQMSLVLTFVDKDGFIQERFFGLARVNDTTSLTLKQKVCDILSLHNLDVSNIRGQGYDGASNMRGEWNGLQALFMKDCPYAYYVHCFAHRLQLALVTASREVKPIHQFFEKLTLIFNVVCSSTKRHDELQASQLDEIEHLLEIGEIVTGKGENQIGTLKRAGDTCWGSHFSSISSLINMYEATCSVSRKFAKEGLSYASRGDADSAYNYLKSFDFIFILHLMKEIMGITNVLCQALQQQSQDVVNAVHLVCSTKTLIQELREIGWDELFATVKSFCEKHYIEIPDLNDVHSTTRFGRSRLEENQVTIEHYFRVEIFFTTIDKQLQELNNRFSEQAIDLLTLSCALAPTDNYKAFNLDSICTLVEKYYPMDFNEQEKTNLKFQLRHFIIDACQASSLNNLSTIQELCSSLVATEKKEIYYLIDRLLRLIMTLPVSTATTERSFSAMKIIKTRLRNKMEADFLGDSMTVNIEREIAAS, from the coding sequence ATGAAGAATCGACTACGTCTCAAGACTTCAATTGACACTGTTCGTTGGTTAACTTTTCAAGCGTGTGCTTTTAGAGGTCATGATGAAAGTACAACATCATTAAACCAAGGTAATTTTCTTGAATTGATAAAACTCTTAGCATGTTATAATGATGAAGTTGCAAAAGTTGTGTTGGAAAATGCTCCATCTAATAGCAAGTATACTTCACATCTTATTCAAAAAGAGATCTTGCACATTCTTTCAAGTAGGGTGAAAAAGTATATCCGTGAAGAAATTGGTGATTCCAAATTTTGTATAATTGTAGATGAAGCGCGTGATGAATCCAAAAAAGAGCAAATGTCTCttgttttgacatttgttgataAAGATGGTTTTATACAAGAGAGATTTTTTGGCCTTGCACGTGTTAATGACACTACATCTTTAACTCTTAAGCAAAAAGTTTGTGATATACTTTCTCTGCATAATCTTGATGTCTCTAACATTCGTGGTCAAGGGTATGATGGTGCTAGCAATATGAGAGGAGAGTGGAACGGTTTACAAGCACTCTTTATGAAGGATTGTCCTTATGCATATTATGTTCATTGTTTTGCGCATCGATTGCAACTTGCTTTGGTTACTGCATCAAGAGAAGTTAAACCAATTCATCAATTCTTTGAGAAGTTGACTTTAATTTTCAATGTTGTTTGTTCTTCTACAAAGCGCCATGACGAGTTACAAGCTTCCCAATTAGATGAAATTGAACATTTATTAGAGATTGGTGAGATTGTAACGGGTAAAGGTGAAAATCAAATTGGTACTTTGAAGCGAGCAGGGGATACTTGTTGGGGATCACATTTCTCTTCTATTTCTAGCTTGATAAATATGTATGAAGCAACTTGTTCTGTTTCAAGAAAATTTGCAAAGGAAGGATTAAGTTATGCTTCACGTGGAGATGCAGATAGTGCTTACAactatttgaagtcatttgatttcATATTCATATTGCATTTGATGAAAGAAATTATGGGGATCACAAATGTTCTTTGTCAAGCTTTACAACAACAATCTCAGGATGTAGTTAATGCTGTGCATTTGGTTTGTTCAACAAAAACTCTTATTCAAGAATTAAGAGAAATTGGTTGGGATGAATTGTTTGCTACTGTGAAGTCTTTTTGTGAAAAACATTATATTGAGATTCCTGATCTTAATGATGTCCATTCAACAACAAGATTTGGTCGTTCTCGTCTTGAAGAAAATCAGGTAACCATTGAGCATTATTTTAGAGTTGAAATATTTTTCACTACCATTGACAAACAATTGCAAGAGTTGAATAACAGATTTAGTGAGCAAGCGATTGATTTGTTAACTCTAAGTTGCGCTTTGGCTCCAACGGACAATTACAAGGCTTTTAATCTTGATAGCATTTGCACTCTAGTTGAAAAATATTATCCTATGGACTTCAATGAGCAAGAGAAGACTAATTTGAAATTTCAACTTCGGCATTTTATTATTGACGCTTGTCAAGCATCAAGTTTGAATAATTTGTCAACTATTCAAGAATTATGTTCATCTTTGGTTGCAACTGAAAAGAAGGAAATTTATTATTTGATTGATAGACTGCTCCGCCTTATCATGACTCTCCCTGTATCTACAGCTACTACAGAAAGATCTTTTTCGGCAATGAAAATTATCAAGACAAGGTTGAGAAACAAAATGGAAGCTGATTTTCTAGGAGATAGCATGACGGTTAACATTGAAAGAGAAATTGCTGCAAGCTAA